A genomic segment from Bradyrhizobium diazoefficiens USDA 110 encodes:
- a CDS encoding nuclear transport factor 2 family protein gives MTDHVTIARHYIELWNERTTSRRRELLSQNWTADASYVDPLMKGDGQDGIDALISGVQQRFPDFKFKLLGEPNGYGDHLRFSWGLGPDGADSPIKGTDFAVLKDGRIRSITGFLDQVPAGA, from the coding sequence ATGACCGACCACGTCACCATTGCCCGCCACTACATCGAGCTCTGGAACGAGCGCACGACAAGCCGCCGGCGCGAGCTGCTGAGCCAGAACTGGACGGCGGATGCGAGCTATGTCGATCCGCTGATGAAGGGCGACGGCCAGGACGGCATCGACGCGCTGATATCAGGCGTGCAACAGCGCTTTCCCGATTTCAAGTTCAAGCTGCTCGGCGAGCCCAACGGCTACGGCGATCATCTCCGCTTCAGCTGGGGCCTCGGCCCCGATGGCGCCGACAGCCCGATCAAGGGCACCGATTTCGCCGTGCTGAAGGACGGGCGCATCAGAAGCATCACGGGATTTCTGGACCAGGTGCCCGCGGGCGCGTGA
- a CDS encoding RidA family protein: MSIQRFETGPRMSQVVVHGNTVYLAGVVASKAAGESVTKQTQDILATIDGHLAKAGTDKSKLLSATIYITDMKTFGEMNAVWDAWVSPGNTPARATVEAKLAAPQYTVEIMVTAAK; the protein is encoded by the coding sequence ATGAGCATTCAGCGTTTTGAAACCGGCCCGCGCATGAGCCAGGTCGTCGTGCACGGCAACACCGTCTATCTCGCCGGTGTCGTCGCGAGCAAAGCCGCCGGCGAAAGCGTGACGAAGCAGACCCAGGACATCCTGGCGACGATCGACGGCCATCTCGCCAAGGCCGGCACCGACAAGTCGAAGCTGCTCTCGGCCACGATCTACATCACCGACATGAAGACGTTTGGCGAGATGAACGCGGTGTGGGACGCCTGGGTCTCCCCCGGCAATACCCCGGCCCGCGCCACCGTCGAGGCCAAGCTGGCCGCGCCGCAATACACCGTCGAGATCATGGTCACAGCCGCGAAGTAA